In Phaseolus vulgaris cultivar G19833 chromosome 3, P. vulgaris v2.0, whole genome shotgun sequence, the sequence TTTTTGAAGTTATAATCAACAAAATTCGTATTTTGGTGCATAAAGTTTATGATAGGTTAAGATTAATGATATTTTCACAATTATAcactatattataatttattataatttataagatttgcacacttctcttaaattacataatatatTTGTGTTGAATAAATGTATCAGTGTCGATATTCGTAAGATATTTATCAGTAaagtgtttaatttaaaaaatatttgtgagaTTTTTAACAATTCTAACATAGTtgtaacacaattttaaaaaaaaaatacaataattttttaaaaactcaaatttattatataaatttttattatgattataaaagtaaggaacaaattcttttaaatcattcatgaaaaacatttttctgcttCCAAAAGATTTGAAACATACTTGctcacataaatatttattatcaatttacataattcataattatataatatatagatctgtgtctTTCTATCCAAAATTTTGagaaattatacatattttcgTGTCTATATCCATATCGTGTTAGTATCTATATGTCTAAAACTATCTATCAGTGCTAcataaattacaattaaaaatataagtgatattttataaagtaattttaaaataattacatcATAATTGAGTTGTCAAATAACATTTTTCAACTTAAATGCAACTCCTAACTCTACCTCTTCTTATTGGCTCTCACGTCCTCTCTTACCAACGTTTTGCTGTAGTTTTCAAACTTTATGACTCATCCTGTAATTATTTGAAGCATAGATATTTATTTGAggatttttatttctatattatgacactttatattttttaagtttaattattcATTTCGTATTTacaaatatcatttatattGCTTATTGTTGACAGttatatattgtaaaaaaataggTTCTAcatattaatgttttaaaactaGGTTGGTCTCTGATCTTAAAAACCATCTATCTTATACAAATTGTTCTACATATGTGTGTTATTTTATGTtcttaaaaatcaataaaataagaGATAATTGACTTTAATAGTTcgtaatattttgaaaatttatatgtaGACATCTTAAATCTCatctaaatttagaaaaatataaatgagaAAGAAACGATCAATGTAATAGAGGACTGTAAGAATCTAAGGCATCACTTACATTTTTAGAAaacattgaaataaaaaaacactgaaattaatatttcattaaaattaaaaaattaaatattttcccttcgttttaatgaaaaaaaaaatctcaaatgaCTATTATTTGGGAACTGATAGAGTAGTTAACACATCAACTAATTATcaataaaatcaattatatgTTCCTAATTATGCATAAAGTAAAATTTTTACATCAATTATAATTACAATTAATATAGAACATGGAGTTATTATATCGACTATATAATTATAACACGTATAGAAAGTCCATTTAAAAAGtagatttattttgtttaaaacaaaaaataataattagaaactaatctctctctctctctatatatatatatatgtgtgtgaatATCAATATAtgcatataaaaaatatcaatactAGTTAAGTATAATGtctcttttatatttatctaaTCATAATATAATTGTATAACTTCATTGTATTAATTTTTCAACAACTTAAAATGGTAAAATTGTCATGAAGGTTCGGAAAAAACAAGTAAAATGTGAGAGGCAATAATGACGTTTTTTAAAGCATGTGAGAGGAagatgaaataaattttaatacaatTAAAAGAACATGAAAGTAACAACAACGATGAAGTCAGTTTGAGAATGAAGGAAAACAGATGAAGTAGCTAATGTTCAACacaagagaagagaaagataaATCACACCATAGTAGTTTAGGGTCATAGGGACAAGAGAGAGTAACATAAATACTAAGGGTTGATTTTTAGGTTATAGCAAAATTATGAAAACAGATGAGATACAATGCTGAATTTAAGCAATATACAACGTCCATTACTTTTGTAACTTTCCAAGACTTTTAGATTTTGCCATCAAATCTATTTTGAAACATTCATTTTTCAACAATCAATActtaacaataaaattattagataataattaattttatataaatcgACAAACCCTAAATCACTACCTTAATAGTGATTGAACGAAGCATAATAGTGAGTGTGTTATGAATAGCAAACAAGGACCACCTATGATCACAATGGACACAAAGAGTCTAAGATGAACCTTATCACAGTGCTAACAAAGACAAATTTTGAAGAGCAAAAATGGTGGTGGCTCTAGTTCTTTTCCCATGATGGTGCAGATGCAGGAAATAGAGGAATTGTGGGAAAAAGTATATGAATACGAAAGACAAATTTAAAATGGGATGAATCACGAAGGAAAGGATTGCGGGGAAGGGAAGGGAAGGGAAGGGAAGACAGTGTCATGTTTCCATCACAAACACTCAATAATGTATAGGAAAGCAACAAGCACATATGCAACATCCAACGTTATATGTCATTACGCATATGTCTTTATTCTTTCCTATATAATTCCAATGCTTCAATAAATCAAATCATAACTCTCCAACAACTATACCTACCAGAATATCATATACAAACTAAAACACCTTATACCTTCTAAATCTCTATGaaattttcttaatataaatCTCACGTGTGTTACCAACTATGTACACTCCATGAACTCGATAACAGTTACAAATTAGTTTCACCAATTATTTTGATGCTCACTTTTGAAACATTTTGAAGTTCAGGATATCTTCATTAATTTTCAAGATTATCgagttttttttaacaaattaaaactcCTTTGAATAACAAAGTTTTGCTTGTGAGCTACAGTCCAAGACTCTCTACAAAAGATCTGTTGTTTGTATGTATATATTGAGCTGTGAGAGTATGCCATGTGTTACTTGATGTACAAGTATGTTTGGATAGTttatataaagattttttttaaattaaaaatgagggaaaaaaaacattttagtaACTTTTTTTCAACTTCTTTACCAACTCAATCTTTTTTGTAAAACATAGTCATATATAGACCCCTATATATCCTACAGAGAAATAGAAAATTCCCTTAGTGATTGGATTgaatcaaattacataattaagTAATCATTACTTGATTAATATATCATAAATCCTCTTCTTAGCTTCCTATTGATGTCCACTGCATATAGTTGTTTCATATCTTCACATGCCATAGTAATAAAATTGCTTTTTTTTCATGCTCAACAAAACTCTTTACCAAAACTTTATCTTAAGATTATTTTAGCTTATCAGTTAATATTGAAAGTTGTAACTAACCTGGAAGTGAGTGACGGATGAACGTTCCCGTGAATCTGTTATTCCCCACCAACTTGCTCACCAAATTGACATATAATATGATTATAAATGCATGCTTTCACAGTTCAAAACTCAACTGTTACCTTCTTCACATATAGTGCGCTGGCCCTACATCATCCATGCTCTCATCACTCCCTCACATTCTTCTTTCACTTTTGTgagtcaaatttatttttttgttttttatgctAAGGTTGTCAATTTCCCAACCTGTTTTTGCATGGAAGAgaaaatgatgatgataatgataataataattataatagcaGATTAGTAGTAgtgaaaatgaaagagaaaCAATAGGGGCGACTATGGCTTACCAATGAGTCTACAGCTGTTGCTGATACAATGAATCCTAATCAGTTTACACTGTGGTTATTAGTTGCTTAATTGTGCTAAGcatcaatttaataaaataagtcTCTCTCAAGTCACAAATCTGGTTTCGTTTATTAGATCCTTCCTTGTTTTAAAAGAACCTTCCCCTTCTGTGGGGTCATTAGCAGATCTTGGCTGTGATTGTACCCTTGATTTGTATGTATCCTTGCTTTTTGGTTCCCTGTCGTCATCAGTTTTGGTATTTGCTGATGTATTCACTTCTACATTTGTGGCACTGGTAAATCTGCATGTTTAGTAGCAGTGGTAGTAACAGATATAGGTATGCGCATTATTGTTCTAATAACAATAAAGAAGTAACCATTTGGAATTTTCAATAATTGGGCTAGATTTTGCTCTTAGCTACTTGCTTAATGGAACATGAACCATGATATAAAAATACACACATCTTTGCtcagatatttttttatgaatactATTGGCCCAGAAGTTGTATTTGTTTACTCATTTGATTGTTtgtataataaagaaaaatagaaagagaAAAGCGCGTTTGACAAGTGATAATTGACGGAAAATAGTGTTACAGAGAAGTGTTACACCAAGAGTATAGTTGTTATGGACGTATCTCCTATTAAATGTGAGATTTGGtgttattttgattttcttttaggTATCTCCTGAAATTTCAATTAGTAAGTGTTTACCTTTCAGGACTTTCTTTTCCTGTGTTTTATTATCAGACAAATAAGAAGTGCTGTTAGGACCAGTATTattattctttgttttcttttctccttCTGCAAGTTGTGGTTGTGGATATCTAGCTATAATGCTATATGGTCACGCATTTtctgtctttttctttttgtctctACAGGGAACTCCCTTCTATTGTGCACTCAAAAAACTccaactttgttttcttaattcTTACAATCTCAGAAGACCTCTTATTTAAATGTTGGCTGCAAAATAGTACCCAAAGCATGTCAATGAGTGCTTCCATATTTAAGAGCTAGAGCTCGGAAAATCTTGCACACTGCACAAAACAGGTGCTTGTTGGTTCAGTTATAGTATTTTGACCTGAGGCGATGAAAACAAGGAGAGGAAGACGCTCAGAGGTAAGCTTTAACAGGGCTCTCACTGCTGTTTAAGGATAAATATGTTTCTTAGAAGCTCCTAAAATTTGTCTCATTGTAGCAGGCCTTTTGGCCCTCCCTTGTGATGAAGAAATGGTTAAACATAAAGCCAAAGGTGTATGATTTTAGTGAGGATGAAGTGGACACTGAAACTGAGAGTGAAGATGATGGTATGCTTTAGACTATACTATATTCCTTTTTGCTGTTTAGCTTgatctttttctcttttcattttttttccttctttgttCTTTCAATTTCATTCAGTTTGCTCTCTTAAAGACTCAAGAATGGGTGTGCGTGAAGATAATCCACTTAGAACATCATCCATATTCCCAAGTCAAACATCAGGCAATACTTTATTCCTTTACATTGCTATGGTTCTTTAAAGGAGAATATGTGCTCTTTGCTTTAATACACCTTTTGTCATTGCTTGCTCTGGTTACAAAATCAGTTATTGGAGCGGCTTGTTATGAATTCTAGAATCTAAACACAGTATTTTGCATAGCTTTGTTCTCTCCTTTTGGAAGGAGGACACGGAAAACATTTGTTCTCAACTGATGTTAAATTGCATATAGATCTTTTATGGTGAAagcatgcatctgaaaaaacaAAGGAAATCTGAACCAAATTCCAAATGTGTTACTaccaaaaaatatatgaaattatttttttaaacttcaaaTGATTGACTGTTTTCTCTGATTGAGTTTCAAAGTGTTAAAAGCACCATCATGCGTGATTTGATTTTGTAATTCAGATGCATCTTGTAAGGGCTATAAGGTCAGGCATAGAAGAGGGAAATCAGAAACTCTGCGTGTTCAATACATAAATACAAAGGAAGTGAGGTCTGGTGGTAATCAAGTTatgtataattaatttaatgatattGATGAAAGGAATCATAAATCGGTTATTTTGCAGGGTAACAATTGGCACCTGGAATGTTGCTGGAAGAATTCCATGTAAGGATCTTGAAATTGAGGACTGGCTTTGCACCGATGAGCCAGCAGATATTTACATTATTGGGTAAGTAGTTTCTGTTGTTGCCTAATGCTTTAATATTTCTCCCGCGTTGTTCATGGTGCACCGTGTCCTATGTTTTCTTCTTCAACATATTGACAAATATTTGGATCATTCACCAGACTTTAGGTAAAACTTAACCTGATATGCTGTAcagattttttttcttgcataTCTTACAAATGATAAGTATCATGGAGTTTCTCTTTTGTTAAATACGTTAAACATGATTGTATTTTCCCCTATTTATGTGTTTTTGTCTGTTTGATTTATAAATAGAGCGTGATCTGCtaagtttttttattgacaaGACCATAAAAAAGATTTAGTGATGCAATATGAGACTCATTGCAATACCTTCCTTTCCTACACAAATAGGTAAGTGATCTGATTGACCAAAAGTTCAATGTTTTTAAGATGGAAACGCCAGTTTATCTCCAAAAACAATGACTGCTTTTGGCTAAATTTAAGTTCATTCCAAGACCCTAAAACATTCGCCTAGGATTTTATTTACATCAGGTTTAAGTGAGATTCCAATATGGAAAGGGATGCTGAATTTTCTTTCTTATGGTTCATGAGAATGGATCCAGTGTTTTAAAGTCATGAAAATCTTCTTTTTCATGTCATTCTTTATGAAAGGTTTGTCAGATGTCCAGTCCATGTTTGGAATCCAACGATGAGTTTAATTCATGTAAAACATAAATATTCTTATGTTAATAGCTGAGATGAACTTCATTCATAATTACGAACTTCCTTCATAATTTTGTAGTTTTGAataaattctaataaaaaaagtttatattaaGAAGTATCTTAGTAGTGCTTTTGGGCAGAAATTCGTGTGACCTTGTaacattcaaattcaacatgcATGAGAGGTCCATTTTTGCTTCTTTAGGGTGTTTGTAAAAATGGTCTTCTGATAGCTTCTGTGATTAACCTCAACACTAACGCATGGCTTTTAACAGTTTCCAAGAGGTAGTCCCCTTGAATGCTGGAAATGTTCTTGGGGCAGAGGATAATACACCCATCCGAAATTGGGAAGCAATCATTAGAAGAACTCTAAACAAATCTTCTGAACCTGAAAGCAAGCCGAAAAGCTACAGTGCCCCTTCTTCTCCTGTCCTGAGAGCTTCTGCAAATGTTCTAGCAGACAGTATAGATGTTAATCCACTAGACACAATGAATGAGGAGTACTTGGGAAGTTTTAACAATGTTGAGCTAGAACAAGAGGAAGTCAAAAGCTTAATTGGTAGAGGAAGGACTTTGCAGTTGAGGAATATAAATGACATTGATCCTCAGACCATACTTGATTGGCCTGAACGTCCTTTAGATGCAATCCCACATACTGATTCCAGTTCAAAATTGCGCAGAGTATTTAGCTCAGACAGAATTGGCTTTAACCTAACAGACAACAAGGGTTCAAAATATGGGAGTGTAATGAAACGGACACACCATAGTTCGGGAAATTTGGGCTTGTTATGGAAAGAACAGCAAGTGATGCCTGAGGAAGTAATTGATACCCTTGATGAGTTATCTGGCATGTTATCTGATGAGGAAGATGATGATTTTCTTGAATTGCCAAATGACAACGATGATGATGGAATAGGGGCCGTGAAATCACATCGTAAGTATGTCCGGATCGTCAGCAAGCAGATGGTAGGAATATACGTGTCTATTTGGGTGCAAAGGAGGTTGAGAAGGCACATTAACAACTTGAAAGTTTCTCCAGTTGGAGTTGGTCTCATGGGCTACATGGGAAACAAGGTAAGGGAGAATGAATGTTTTAACACTGAATTTTACATCATTATATAGCATAGGTGTACATGTAATGGCAGTGTTAACAAGACTTGATAGGACTTTTAAGCTGCATGGTATACATTCCATGATAAAATCTCACTTATTTATGATAGAACTTTTCAACTTGACTCTTACCTTTATGAATGTGAGTGATAACAAACTATGTCTGATGCAGGGGTCTGTTTCAGTTAGTATGTCTCTCTTTCAGTCACGTTTGTGCTTTGTTTGTTCGCATTTGACTTCTGGTCAGAAGGATGGTGCAGAAATAAGACGAAACTCGGATGTTCATGAAATTCTTCGCCGCACTTGCTTCTCATCTGTCTTTGATACAGATCAGCCACAAACAATCCCATCTCACGAGTAAGTTTAACTTTACGTTGAAAATTGTACTTTACAAAGGACATAATAAAATTGTTGCTAGAAAGGTGTAAAACAATAAAAGCCAACGGTTTGTGTTGAAAAATTTAACAAACAATAAGGTGTGTTTAATTTTAAGCTGGAGATATATAAGGAATTCGAcatcaacaaaataaaattattgaatgGAAATAACCAACCACAGTGAACTTTAGAAACTAATGGCTGAAGAAGGTACATAATTAATTCATAGAAAAGGAGATAAATAGACTGAAATGGTTATATATATAGAATATGTTTAGCGATGATTCTACGAACATCATGGATTCATTAGTGGGTTGCTCAATGCCAACAGTCAAATTTTCTGGTTTGGGGATTTAAACTATCGTATCAATATGATGGATGAGGAGGTTCGAAAGCTGGTAGCTCTAAAGAAATGGAATGAACTAATGAATTACGATCAGGTGAGAATTGTGAAACAACTTTGCATCCTACAAAATCTACAACTAGAGATGCCAAAAGCATTTTCTTGGCACCAAACTTTATTCATTTGCTGATGTACGTGATACTTTATCAACGAGAGTTTCTAATTGCTTCAATTTGCAGTTAACTAATGAATTACGTAGTGGGCACGTGTTTGATGGATGGAAAGAGGGATTAATAAACTTCCCACCCACTTACAAGTATGAATTTAATTCTGACATATATATTGGTGAGAATCCAAAAGAAGGGGAAAAGAAGAGATCTCCAGCCTGGTAAGCGCAAACGTGTTAGTGTTATGTTAGTGCATGGATCATATGATTAATGTAAACGCAGTGTGACCCTTTGTACAATTATACAGGTGTGATCGTATATTGTGGTTTGGGAAAGGAATAAAACAACTTCAATACAACAGAGCAGAAAACAAGCTCTCAGATCATCGAGCAGTTAGCTCAATATTCTGCATTgatgttgaagtatttgacaaCCGCAAATTACAACGAGtcctgaattttacaaaggcgGCAGTACACCCAGAGGTTTTCCTTAGAGAAGATGGAGAGTGGTCATACTAGATACCAACCCAATATTGTAATTTACAAACTAACTGGTAAGTTTACATTTTCATTCCCTCTCTCTATCTCAAGAGATATATTATGAGATACATtcagataataaaaaaaaaaacctaaaaatttatataatcaaaGAAATGCACTAGCTCCCCCTAACCAAATTTACAAATTTGCAATTTACTTTAATGGCTCATTCTTTCTCATCGGCAGGGTGGAAGATATACAGGCTTACAAATCGAGCCGCTAAAGAAAAGCAAATGTACATAGGCATACTTTGGGATACAGTGCCACACTTTCTGTTTAATTATGGGTTGtatgaaaatagttttttattccTTTTCCTGTATAATTTTGATCTTCAAGTATCGACAACGGTTAGCACATACTACTGTATATAGGACCAGTTTTCTTCTTCAAATACCTTTCAGAGATTTCAAATCATCTACAAAATAAGTAAATTCATATCAAGAGACGTATTATTATTCAATATacataaaaacataatatttaatcacattaaaggttaaaaaattgTGGGCATCAGTTCTCCAAGGTGATAGCATCAATTAAAATTCAGACGCAAATTACCCATTTGACGATAAGATTCATCATATGCCCATTCTCAATTTCAATTtcgaaaaacaaacaaatttggACACTCTTCATATAGCTTAATCAATAGACAACCCAGCAAAGAAAAagtccaaaaaaatatttagaattttgaaagaGGGAATAAAGACAGCGATCAGAACCTGTCGGGATTCATATAAACATCACGCAGATATCAGCGGATTGACAGACGAATGAATTTCTATCGTCACTTCGCATTACTTTTTTCCCTCTAAACTAAACTCAAAAAACTAATCAGCTAATTCTCAACAGAATCGTATAACTCAGCTAATCAAAACTAcatgaaatttaaataatatattagtgAAAAACAATTAAACAGTAACGATATCAGATTTAAAAGGTCAAATGTTGAGCTCAGAACTTCTTAGAGGTTAATTGCGCCATCATCGACGATCACAAAAAGTGACGCCTCCAGCACGGTTATATATTCATCACAGGCTCACCACTTTCCCAAATACATTACATATCAGCAAAAGAATTTTCCGGAGAGAAAAACATCGCAGGGAACGGGAACGGGATAAAGTAGAACAAACTATATCTAGAAGTAACAAACAAGAATAACAAAATAGCTAGAAAACACACAGGAAACGAGAACAGAAGCGAAAACTACAATTCGTCGCAGTAGAAAGATCTTCGATTAGAAGACTGGAATTGGCGATAATTTATAGATGCAATTTAGGGTTTTTATCATTTTAGGCAAGACTAGGGTTCCGCAGGGCAAGGTGACCCGGTTGGGTCGGGCAGTACATTTACCTGCGCATTTAGTAGGCCCAGTAAGTAGTGAATACTACAGGGCTTTTACTTCCCCCACCCAATCAATTCAAAAATACACTCCATAAATTTCTGAAATTTCAAAACTGTCCTTGTACATTCTAAAATTGTTAATCCAGAATTGAGAAATACATTCCGAAAAAGTGAACGGTGGAACCAAATACATTGTTAGTTTTGGATTGTATGGTGGTTCTTACAAAACTAATCATCACaaatacaaaatcaaattttaattttctactAAAGTAGCTTTAGTTGAAAATGATTCTGTGTCTTTTAAATCTTTTCATCATGTGTCTACTTATATTATAATTCTGCTTACTTGGTGGGtaaatatttgataattaaGCACATTTCAAAGTCCCTTTCTAACTATTTACAAATTCATAAATGTCATGGAGGTTTTAACGGAAGTTGGAACAGATAGagcttgaaaaaaaaatgtgattaaGACCAAGTTAAATATTATGCGTCTTTTAagttaataactaattatttatctattgaatttacatttatatcctatttttaatatttatttaattttttgtgtaCTAAATGTAGGatagaatgtattttttaagaaaatatgttAATAAGATAAACTCATTTATTGTTTATGAAATAGTGCATGTGATTCTTCAGGAAAAATCCAAAGTTTCTTCGTTTAGTTTtgtaatcttaatttttttaatatttcatgaGTATGATGTATATTATCCTACCCTATTATATTAAACATGGTAGATTAGCTCTACCTCTAGAATTGTGCTCGGTGTGTAGACTACTTTTCAAAACAAATTTGTCCAAAGGTCTTacaaaaattactttatttctTCTAAATTGTATACAACAAAgtgtacttttttttatttaaaaaataacttaagaTGTATGAGAACTTGGAATTTCCTtcataaaaattgaataaaaaactaGTATATCCTcttgacaaaaaaaattcatgaatCTATGATATGGATAAAGTTTTCTACCGTTGATACATATGGTACTTTAGACATTTTCATCATCTCTACTTCATTGTTAAGACTCATACTTGAGTATAACTTGTTAATAATAGTTGGGGTTGACATTTTCCTACAATTCTATATGTTGAAGTACTACAAGATTTACTAATTTTGTATGTTAACTGATCATGTTGTGTAAAAAATAGGAATGTATGTTATGATATTTCGGGTACTCATTTGTTGTTGTGGTTGGATGGTGATAAGAGATTACATAATGGAAGAGACACTACCATAATAATATTTGTTGAGCTACCTAATCCAAGTTTGTATCTAAAATTGGCTTACCGAGATTTCAATGTACAATTGTTTCTCTTTACTGACTTAAACATCAAAATGTACTCACAGGTACCCTATGTGATTGAAGACCGAATACTCAAGGCTGAAGATTGAAGACCAAGAAGACATAATAGTGGTAGAATTCAAATATCTATATTCGATCTTGTAAGAACATTGTGACACTCACTATGAGATCGAATAAAACCTTACAAAAAAGTCACATGGTAACCAAGCGCAACACTTTGTGCGCAAAGAATGCCCGATGAGGCAAAAGTTAGAGAATGGCATGACAACCACTATCTGAGTCGAACAAGAACATCGTGATCCTAATGGATCCAACTTGCACACAACACCAAACAAAATGAAATGTTCTTTTAAGGAATCATCAGTATCACTTGAGTATGGAGGCAAATGTACTACTCGATTTGTTGGTATTTCGATGTACGAACATGTCGACACATACTTCAAACATCGTCATCTCAACTCTCTAGGTTTGTGTGCAACTAATTAGTCAACACTAAGGATTATCAcctaaatattttgtttaacgCTAATCAAATGTAAAACTATCACAAAGCCATATTAAGAATGTTTGGGCCTACATGGGCTTAGGTTACACCATTTGTGCAACTACCAACCCAATTTAGATAGTATAAAACATGAATGTCCTAAGGTAAAAGAGAATGACTCTTTGAtaa encodes:
- the LOC137808161 gene encoding type I inositol polyphosphate 5-phosphatase 2-like isoform X1, translating into MKTRRGRRSEQAFWPSLVMKKWLNIKPKVYDFSEDEVDTETESEDDVCSLKDSRMGVREDNPLRTSSIFPSQTSDASCKGYKVRHRRGKSETLRVQYINTKEVRVTIGTWNVAGRIPCKDLEIEDWLCTDEPADIYIIGFQEVVPLNAGNVLGAEDNTPIRNWEAIIRRTLNKSSEPESKPKSYSAPSSPVLRASANVLADSIDVNPLDTMNEEYLGSFNNVELEQEEVKSLIGRGRTLQLRNINDIDPQTILDWPERPLDAIPHTDSSSKLRRVFSSDRIGFNLTDNKGSKYGSVMKRTHHSSGNLGLLWKEQQVMPEEVIDTLDELSGMLSDEEDDDFLELPNDNDDDGIGAVKSHRKYVRIVSKQMVGIYVSIWVQRRLRRHINNLKVSPVGVGLMGYMGNKGSVSVSMSLFQSRLCFVCSHLTSGQKDGAEIRRNSDVHEILRRTCFSSVFDTDQPQTIPSHDQIFWFGDLNYRINMMDEEVRKLVALKKWNELMNYDQLTNELRSGHVFDGWKEGLINFPPTYKYEFNSDIYIGENPKEGEKKRSPAWCDRILWFGKGIKQLQYNRAENKLSDHRAVSSIFCIDVEVFDNRKLQRVLNFTKAAVHPEVFLREDGEWSY
- the LOC137808161 gene encoding type I inositol polyphosphate 5-phosphatase 2-like isoform X2, with amino-acid sequence MKTRRGRRSEAFWPSLVMKKWLNIKPKVYDFSEDEVDTETESEDDVCSLKDSRMGVREDNPLRTSSIFPSQTSDASCKGYKVRHRRGKSETLRVQYINTKEVRVTIGTWNVAGRIPCKDLEIEDWLCTDEPADIYIIGFQEVVPLNAGNVLGAEDNTPIRNWEAIIRRTLNKSSEPESKPKSYSAPSSPVLRASANVLADSIDVNPLDTMNEEYLGSFNNVELEQEEVKSLIGRGRTLQLRNINDIDPQTILDWPERPLDAIPHTDSSSKLRRVFSSDRIGFNLTDNKGSKYGSVMKRTHHSSGNLGLLWKEQQVMPEEVIDTLDELSGMLSDEEDDDFLELPNDNDDDGIGAVKSHRKYVRIVSKQMVGIYVSIWVQRRLRRHINNLKVSPVGVGLMGYMGNKGSVSVSMSLFQSRLCFVCSHLTSGQKDGAEIRRNSDVHEILRRTCFSSVFDTDQPQTIPSHDQIFWFGDLNYRINMMDEEVRKLVALKKWNELMNYDQLTNELRSGHVFDGWKEGLINFPPTYKYEFNSDIYIGENPKEGEKKRSPAWCDRILWFGKGIKQLQYNRAENKLSDHRAVSSIFCIDVEVFDNRKLQRVLNFTKAAVHPEVFLREDGEWSY